A genomic segment from Cervus elaphus chromosome 14, mCerEla1.1, whole genome shotgun sequence encodes:
- the LOC122707808 gene encoding lymphotactin-like, producing MRLLILTCLVICSLTAYTVEGVGSEVLEKSICVSLTTQRLPIKNIKTYTIKEGSMKAVIFITRRGLKVCADPHVDWVKKAVRTIDKSNRRNVSQTKPTEAQQSPKTAVTLTG from the exons ATGAGACTTCTCATCCTGACCTGCCTGGTGATCTGCAGTCTCACTGCATACACTGTGGAAG GTGTGGGGAGTGAAGTTCTAGAAAAGAGCATTTGTGTGAGTCTGACTACACAGCGACTGCCAATTAAAAACATCAAGACGTATACCATCAAGGAGGGCTCCATGAAAGCAGTGAT ATTCATTACCAGACGTGGCCTTAAAGTCTGTGCTGATCCCCACGTTGACTGGGTGAAAAAAGCTGTCCGAACAATAGACAAGTCCAACAGGAGAAATGTGAGCCAGACCAAGCCTACAGAAGCCCAACAATCCCCCAAAACAGCTGTGACCCTGACTGGGTAG
- the LOC122707810 gene encoding lymphotactin-like — protein MRLLILTCLVICSLTAYTVEGVGTEVLEKSICVSLTTQRLPIKNIKTYIIKEGSMKAVILITRRGFKICADPKADWVKKAIQTIDRKNMSQTKPTGSQKSTSTAVTLTG, from the exons ATGAGACTTCTCATCCTGACCTGCCTGGTGATCTGCAGTCTCACTGCATACACTGTGGAAG GTGTGGGGACTGAAGTTTTAGAAAAGAGCATCTGTGTGAGTCTGACTACACAGCGACTGCCAATTAAAAACATCAAGACCTACATCATCAAGGAGGGCTCCATGAAAGCAGTGAT ACTCATTACCAGACGAGGATTTAAAATCTGTGCTGATCCTAAAGCTGACTGGGTGAAAAAAGCCATCCAAACGATAGACAGGAAAAATATGAGCCAGACCAAGCCTACAGGATCCCAGAAATCCACCAGTACAGCTGTGACCCTGACTGGGTAG